A region from the uncultured Bacteroides sp. genome encodes:
- a CDS encoding ATP-binding protein, producing the protein MLINFTVGNYCSFKEKKTLSMEATAIKELKESIIVKGDHRLLPSAVIYGANSSGKSNLLKAIDKFTTLVSSSSRSISTDKLNLVPFLLNTETEKEPSFFEVELLINNTVYRYGFMADNERIHEEWLYKTKKKKEICLFIRTIEGIGVTEDFPKGKGVEEKTRDNALFLSMVNSLNGGIAKKIVQQISSLWVISGINRSLWSNVTNIACNADKLFLKAAKTFFRTMNMGFDDFEISEDPDIMKVVKAYTLHHQYDNEGRITGEKRFTMQECESSGTNKLFELAALLIMSLKQGSILVIDELDSQLHPILTQHIIDMFNDPEQNQNGAQLIFATHNTNLLNIKAFRRDQIWFTEKDETEATDLYSLVELKEPDGTKIRNDRSFEKDYINGRYGAIPYIKNKSWDNSEV; encoded by the coding sequence ATGCTAATCAATTTTACTGTAGGCAATTATTGTTCATTCAAAGAGAAGAAGACTTTGAGTATGGAGGCCACGGCCATTAAGGAACTCAAAGAGTCAATCATCGTGAAGGGTGATCACAGGCTTTTGCCTTCTGCTGTTATCTATGGGGCTAACTCAAGTGGGAAAAGCAATTTGTTGAAAGCTATAGATAAGTTTACAACATTGGTCTCTTCCTCTTCAAGATCAATTTCTACCGATAAACTGAATCTTGTTCCGTTCTTATTGAATACAGAAACAGAAAAAGAGCCTTCGTTCTTTGAAGTGGAGTTATTGATTAATAATACCGTATATAGATATGGTTTCATGGCAGACAACGAGCGCATTCATGAAGAGTGGCTTTATAAAACAAAAAAGAAAAAGGAAATCTGCCTTTTTATCAGAACTATTGAGGGTATTGGAGTTACAGAGGATTTTCCGAAGGGAAAGGGTGTGGAAGAAAAGACACGTGACAATGCGCTTTTTTTATCGATGGTTAATTCACTCAATGGCGGTATAGCCAAGAAAATAGTACAACAAATAAGTTCTCTTTGGGTTATTTCCGGAATTAATCGTTCACTCTGGTCTAATGTCACAAATATAGCATGCAATGCAGACAAGCTCTTTCTGAAAGCAGCAAAAACGTTCTTTCGTACTATGAATATGGGGTTCGATGATTTCGAAATTTCCGAAGATCCTGATATCATGAAGGTAGTCAAGGCATATACTTTGCATCATCAATATGACAACGAAGGGCGGATAACGGGTGAGAAGCGTTTCACCATGCAAGAGTGTGAATCATCGGGAACAAATAAGTTATTTGAGCTGGCCGCTTTGCTCATCATGAGCTTAAAACAGGGAAGTATACTCGTTATTGATGAGCTGGATTCTCAATTGCACCCCATCCTGACGCAACATATCATCGACATGTTTAATGACCCGGAGCAGAACCAGAATGGTGCACAACTGATTTTTGCTACGCATAATACTAATTTATTGAATATCAAAGCATTCAGAAGAGACCAGATTTGGTTTACGGAAAAAGATGAGACGGAAGCTACGGATTTATATTCACTGGTAGAGCTCAAGGAGCCTGATGGGACGAAAATCCGGAATGATCGGAGTTTTGAAAAAGACTATATCAACGGACGCTACGGGGCTATTCCGTACATTAAAAATAAATCATGGGACAATTCTGAAGTATAA